Proteins from one Mesorhizobium sp. M9A.F.Ca.ET.002.03.1.2 genomic window:
- a CDS encoding alpha-E domain-containing protein, translated as MLLGRTANGLYWMNRYIERAENMARLVDAGLRMALTRTQNASEEWNSVLLSAGSDAAFTQKYQDYTAANVADFLLRDTSNPSSTMASIETARNNARMVRTALTRETWESINEAWMALKRMLARPIDERDLPSVLDAIKRETALIRGSFYGTMLRNEIFDFSQLGTYVERADNTARILDVKYYVLLPSISWVGSTLDNYQWESILRSVSAHRSYRWVYEADYKPSNIADYLILNVRMPRSLTFCYRFLTEHLRFLGDDYGERHACHVTAGRTQAMLTAGSIKDIFDAGLHEFLANFIRDNTRLGDEIAQDYRFY; from the coding sequence ATGCTTCTCGGCCGCACCGCCAACGGGCTCTACTGGATGAACCGCTACATCGAGCGGGCGGAAAACATGGCGCGGCTGGTCGATGCCGGGCTGCGCATGGCGCTGACCCGCACCCAGAACGCCTCGGAGGAATGGAATTCGGTGCTGCTCAGCGCCGGTTCGGACGCCGCCTTCACGCAGAAATATCAGGACTATACCGCCGCCAACGTCGCCGATTTCCTGCTGCGCGATACATCGAACCCGTCAAGCACGATGGCGTCGATCGAGACGGCTCGCAACAACGCCCGCATGGTGCGCACCGCGCTGACGCGCGAAACCTGGGAAAGCATCAACGAAGCCTGGATGGCGCTGAAGCGGATGCTGGCCAGGCCGATCGACGAACGCGACCTGCCCAGCGTGCTCGACGCGATCAAGCGCGAAACGGCGCTGATCCGCGGCTCGTTCTACGGCACGATGCTGCGCAACGAGATCTTCGATTTCTCGCAGCTCGGCACCTATGTCGAACGCGCAGACAACACCGCACGCATCCTGGATGTGAAATACTACGTGCTGTTGCCGTCGATCTCGTGGGTCGGTTCGACGCTCGACAATTATCAGTGGGAATCGATCCTGCGTTCGGTGTCGGCGCACCGCTCCTATCGCTGGGTCTACGAGGCCGACTACAAGCCGAGCAACATCGCCGATTATCTGATCCTCAATGTCCGAATGCCGCGCTCGCTGACCTTCTGCTATCGTTTCCTGACGGAGCATCTCAGATTCCTGGGCGACGATTACGGTGAGCGCCATGCCTGTCATGTAACGGCCGGCAGGACCCAGGCCATGCTGACGGCCGGGTCGATCAAGGACATATTCGACGCCGGCCTGCATGAATTCCTGGCCAATTTCATTCGCGACAACACCAGGCTCGGCGACGAGATCGCGCAGGACTACAGGTTTTATTGA
- a CDS encoding transglutaminase family protein: protein MRLKITHRTEYRYDAPVHYLLQRLRLLPVSGSTQTVLSWALTIEGAREEVRFTDHFGNDTRLLSVEGERDFITVQASGEVVTRDTAGISGPHQGFAPLWLFGHETPLTTIGSGIRELAASVSKGTDIERLHRLMAVIGERVAYTPGTTNAATPAEDALALKTGVCQDHSHIFVAAARAMGFPARYVSGYLMMDASVEQAASHAWAEAHVAGLGWVAFDVANGISPDERYVRVATGRDYRDATPVSGIRLGQAEEQLAVTVTVEQ, encoded by the coding sequence ATGCGGCTGAAGATCACCCACCGGACCGAATACCGCTACGATGCGCCGGTGCACTATCTGTTGCAGCGGCTGCGGCTGCTTCCGGTCAGCGGATCGACGCAGACCGTTTTGTCCTGGGCGCTGACGATCGAAGGTGCGCGCGAGGAGGTGCGCTTCACCGATCATTTCGGCAATGACACGCGGCTGTTGAGCGTCGAAGGCGAGCGCGATTTCATCACCGTCCAGGCATCAGGCGAGGTGGTGACACGCGATACCGCTGGCATCTCCGGGCCACATCAGGGATTCGCGCCGCTCTGGCTGTTTGGCCATGAAACGCCGTTGACCACGATCGGCAGCGGCATTCGCGAACTCGCGGCCTCGGTTAGCAAGGGGACCGATATCGAAAGACTGCACCGGCTGATGGCCGTGATCGGCGAGCGCGTCGCCTATACGCCGGGCACCACCAACGCGGCGACGCCGGCCGAGGATGCGCTGGCGCTCAAGACCGGCGTTTGCCAGGACCACAGCCACATCTTTGTCGCCGCCGCGCGTGCCATGGGGTTTCCGGCCCGCTACGTCAGCGGTTACCTGATGATGGACGCGTCGGTCGAGCAGGCGGCAAGCCATGCCTGGGCCGAAGCGCATGTCGCGGGCCTCGGCTGGGTCGCATTCGACGTCGCCAACGGCATTTCGCCCGACGAGCGCTATGTAAGGGTGGCGACCGGTCGCGACTACCGCGACGCCACGCCCGTATCAGGGATTCGACTGGGACAAGCGGAAGAACAGCTTGCGGTCACCGTCACGGTGGAGCAGTAA
- a CDS encoding peptidase has translation MTYCVGLKIDRGLVFMSDTRTNAGMDSISTFKKMHVWEEPGERVIVLMSAGNLATTQAVVSLLDERTKAIGDRHATLLETPSMYQTVRMVGDTVKEVIASSSPTGDKADSYFNASFILGGQIKGSAPRLFMIYPEGNFIESTDDTPFFQIGETKYGKPIIIRAYEKTMSFAETVKLLLVSFDSTLKSNLSVGLPLDLLFYEKDAFKVSLKKRIAQDDQYYRTISDGWSSALKAAFASLPDFPE, from the coding sequence ATGACCTATTGCGTCGGCCTGAAGATCGATCGCGGGCTCGTGTTCATGTCGGACACGCGCACCAATGCCGGCATGGATTCGATCTCGACCTTCAAGAAGATGCATGTCTGGGAGGAACCGGGCGAGCGCGTTATCGTGCTGATGTCGGCCGGTAATCTGGCGACGACGCAGGCCGTCGTCAGCCTGCTCGACGAGCGCACCAAGGCAATTGGCGATCGCCACGCGACACTGCTCGAGACGCCCTCCATGTACCAGACGGTGCGGATGGTCGGCGACACCGTCAAGGAAGTCATCGCCAGTTCGTCGCCGACCGGCGACAAGGCGGATTCCTATTTCAATGCCTCCTTCATCCTCGGCGGCCAGATCAAGGGCAGCGCGCCGCGGCTGTTCATGATCTATCCGGAAGGCAATTTCATTGAGTCGACCGACGACACGCCATTCTTCCAGATCGGCGAGACCAAATACGGCAAGCCGATCATCATCCGTGCCTATGAAAAGACGATGAGTTTCGCCGAGACGGTGAAGCTGTTGCTGGTGTCGTTCGATTCGACGCTGAAGTCGAACCTGTCGGTCGGCCTGCCGCTCGACCTGCTGTTCTACGAAAAGGACGCCTTCAAGGTCAGCCTGAAGAAGCGGATAGCCCAGGACGATCAATACTACCGCACAATCTCGGACGGCTGGTCGAGCGCGTTGAAGGCTGCTTTTGCGAGCCTGCCGGATTTTCCCGAATGA
- a CDS encoding pyridoxal-dependent decarboxylase → MNSNEFREWSLYAAEWGADYRGTIRERPVRPLVEPGEIFKSIEASPPEDGETMQAIFADFEQKILPGMTHWQHPRFFAYFPANAAPVSVVAEYLVSAMAAQCMLWQTSPAATELETRVVDWMRQALGLPEGFSGVMQDSASSATLAAVLTMRERALNWQGNRKGLQGQPVLRVYSSDQVHTSIDRAIWVSGIGEDNLVRIPAVGRFHAMDVTALEAAIAADREAGMLPAGIIACVGGTSIGGTDDIAGVAAVAKRYGLYLHVDAAWAGSAMICPEYRHFWGGVEQADSIVFNPHKWLGAQFDCSMQFIRRPEDLVRTLAIKPDYLKTHGRDGIINYSEWSVPLGRRFRALKLWFLLRAYGLENLRAMIRNHVAWSEGLAARLAREPDFEIVTEPMLSLFSFRHLAAAGIDSGEHNQRLVNAINDDGRIYLTQTRVDGQVAIRFQVGQFETTEADVDTAFGVVTEIARGLA, encoded by the coding sequence ATGAATAGTAACGAATTCCGGGAATGGTCGTTGTACGCGGCCGAATGGGGTGCCGACTACAGGGGCACAATTCGCGAAAGGCCGGTGCGGCCGCTCGTCGAGCCCGGCGAAATCTTCAAAAGCATCGAGGCCTCGCCGCCGGAAGATGGCGAAACGATGCAGGCGATCTTCGCCGATTTCGAGCAAAAGATCCTGCCGGGCATGACGCATTGGCAGCACCCGCGCTTCTTCGCCTATTTCCCGGCCAACGCCGCACCGGTCTCGGTGGTGGCCGAATACCTCGTCTCGGCGATGGCCGCGCAATGCATGCTTTGGCAGACCTCGCCGGCAGCGACCGAACTCGAGACGCGCGTCGTCGACTGGATGCGGCAGGCGCTTGGCCTGCCGGAGGGGTTTTCCGGCGTCATGCAGGATTCGGCCTCGTCGGCGACGCTTGCGGCCGTGCTGACCATGCGCGAGCGCGCGCTCAACTGGCAGGGCAACAGGAAAGGCCTGCAAGGCCAGCCGGTATTGCGCGTCTATTCTTCCGACCAGGTCCATACCTCCATCGACCGGGCGATCTGGGTGTCGGGTATCGGCGAGGACAATCTCGTGCGCATTCCCGCTGTCGGCCGCTTCCACGCCATGGATGTCACAGCCCTCGAAGCCGCGATCGCCGCCGACCGGGAAGCCGGCATGCTGCCGGCCGGCATCATCGCTTGTGTTGGCGGTACCAGCATCGGCGGCACGGATGATATCGCGGGCGTCGCCGCTGTGGCGAAACGGTACGGGCTCTATCTGCATGTCGATGCCGCCTGGGCCGGGTCGGCGATGATATGCCCGGAGTACCGGCATTTCTGGGGAGGCGTAGAGCAAGCGGATTCCATCGTCTTCAACCCGCACAAATGGCTGGGCGCGCAGTTCGACTGCTCGATGCAGTTCATCCGCCGGCCGGAAGACCTGGTGCGGACACTCGCTATCAAGCCGGATTACCTGAAGACGCATGGGCGCGACGGCATCATCAACTATTCCGAATGGTCGGTGCCGCTCGGGCGGCGCTTTCGCGCGCTGAAATTGTGGTTTCTGCTGCGCGCCTACGGGCTGGAAAATCTGCGAGCCATGATCCGCAACCATGTCGCCTGGAGCGAGGGCCTTGCCGCGCGGTTGGCCAGGGAGCCGGATTTCGAGATCGTCACGGAACCGATGCTGTCGCTGTTTTCGTTCCGGCATCTGGCTGCGGCCGGCATCGATTCGGGCGAGCACAATCAGCGGCTGGTCAATGCGATCAACGACGATGGCCGCATCTATCTGACACAGACACGGGTGGACGGGCAAGTCGCGATCCGCTTTCAGGTCGGCCAGTTCGAGACGACGGAGGCGGATGTCGACACCGCTTTCGGGGTCGTCACCGAGATCGCCCGCGGCCTGGCTTGA